The Streptococcus iniae genome contains the following window.
TCTAGAGTGGGTAAAACAGCAGATTTTCCTTTGTAATCTCCTTTCACCCCAAAGAAATTATAATAAGGTTTTTGACTCAATTGGGATTGGCCATTTTGCGACTCTAGAGTTGCTTGCGCAAGCATCACTGACGTATATAGATCATTTTTTCTTGCTATATCTGCCGCTGAATGTGCACTTTTTCTTATAAATGATAAAGAGGCTGTTTCAGCTAAAGGTTTCAAATCTTGCCTAGCTTTTTTTAAAGACCATACTGAAACTAGTAATGTCAAAAGAACAAAACTTAAAACAGTTAACTTAAACCCTTTTGAACTTGTTTTTTTTAGCTGATAACTTCTTTTTCTTTTTTTTCTGCCCATCCTAATAACAATTCTTCCTATTGCTTTTTTTATTAGTATATCAAAAAACTAGAATCCTAACAGACTCTAGTTTCCTTTTTTTAAACTTTTATGCTTTTTTGCGTAAAGCACCAAACAAGATTCCAGAAACAACTGCTCCTATTGCAATGAAGACAAGATAGAGTAATGGATTACTTGTTAAAGCAATAACGAAAATCCCACCATGTGGAGCCATAAGTTTAATACCTGCTAAACCAACAAGTGCTCCTGCTAATGCAGAACCTGCAATAAAACTTGGAATAGCTCGAGCTGGATCAGCTGCACCAAATGGAATAGCACCTTCAGTAATGAATGAAAGCCCCATTACAATATTTGTTAAACCAGATTCACGTTCTTCTTTTGTAAATTTATCTTTAAAAAGTAATGTTGCAACAAATACAGCTAATGGCGGAACCATACCACCTGCCATGACAGCAGCCATAACAACAGAGCCTCCATCAGAAACAGTTGCTGCAAGAGTTCCTGTACCAAAGACATAAGCTGCTTTATTAACTGGACCACCCATATCAACAGCCATCATCCCCCCAACAAGTAGTCCCATAAGAATTGCAGAGCTACCTGACAAGCCTTCTAAAAAGCTATTAAGAGCGGTATTGATTGCTGCCATTGGAATATTAACAAATAGCATTAAAAATCCAGTAATAAGAACACCAAGCAATGGGTAAAGAAGAATAGATTTAACACCTTCTAATGACCTTGGAAGTCCTGACAAGAGTTTGCGAAGAGCTAAGATAACTCCTCCAGCAAGAAAACCACCAACTAAAGCTCCCAAGAAGCCAGAAGGAACACCTGCAAGAGCTAATGAAGCTTCACCGCCTTGAGCAAATGGCACCTTCCCAAAAGCAAGACCGCTTGAGGCAATTGCTCCTGCTACAAAACCTGCTACAAGACCCGGTTTTTCAGCAATAGAATAAGCAATATAGCCTGCTAGAACAGGTAGCATGAATGAGAATGCTGCGCCACCAATCTTCATAAAGATTGCAGCTATTTCGTGATATGACCCAAGATTTCCTAATTGATCCTTAGGCACACCAAGCATGTTATCAAGTAAGAATGCAATAGCAATCATAATACCGCCACCAATAACAAATGGCAACATTTGAGAGACACCACCCATTAAGTGTTTATAGAAAGCTCCTCCAAGACTCATTTTTTCTGAACTTGAGGCCTTTTCAGACACTGCATTTTTAGCTTGATATGGTCTTGCTTCACCAGTCATAAGCATGGTAATCAATTCTTCACTTTTCTTAATACCATCAGCTACAGGTCTTGAAACCAGTGGTTTTCCATCGAAACGATCCATCTCAACAGCTTTATCTGCAGCAACAATAACCCCTTTAGCTTTTTTAATGTCATCAGCGGTTAGACGATTTCCAACACCAGATGCTCCATTAGTTTCAACTTTTATAGCAATTCCCATCTCTTTAGCTTGTTTTTTCAAAGCTTCTTCTGCCATATAAGTGTGTGCAATTCCAGTTGTACATGCTGTAACTGCAACAATAAAATCACTTGCCATCACTGGTTGAACTTGTTCTTTTGCTTTCTCTTCTTTTTCTGAAGCATCAAATAAAGCAATGACATCATCAGCAGACCTAGTTTTTCTCAGTTGGTCAGCAAAACCGTCTTTTAACAAGTATTGTGATAACTGCGCAAGAGCAGCTAAATGTGTATCGTTAGCGCCATCTGGTGCAGCAATCATAAAGAATAAATCTGTTGCTTGTCCATCTAATGAAGCATAGTCAACACCTTTATTTGATTTAGCAAAGAGAACACTTGCTTGGCTGACAGCAGAATTTTTACTATGCGGCATTGCAATTCCATCACCTAATCCTGTTGATGTCTGTGCTTCACGCGCCATAATTCCAGCTTTAAATGTTTCAAAATCAGTAACAACCTTATTGTCAACTAAATTTGAAATCATTTCATCAATTGCAGCTTCTTTGCTTGTTGCTTGTAAGTCTAAGATCATCAGATCTTTGTTTAGTAAATCCTGTAATTTCATCTTTTTTCTACCTCAACTTGTTGATAAATGTCTTTAATAAATGTCATAGTAGCTAAATCATCTGAGAAGGCCGTTGATGTCCCACAAGCAACTCCCCACTTCAGAGATTCAATCGGATCAAGTGTCGCTACATATTTCCCAGTGAAACCTGCAACCATTGAGTCACCAGCTCCAACAGAATTTTTCACCTGTCCTTTAATAGGTTTTGCAAAATAATTTCCCTCTGGCGTTACTAATAAAGCTCCATCGCCAGCCATTGAGATAATGACATTTTGAGCGCCCATATCCAATAATTTTGATGCATATGTTTCAACATCATCTAAACCATTCAATGTAACATTAAAAATAGCTTCAAGTTCATGATTATTCGGTTTGACTAATAAAGGCTGATAAGCCAAGGAATCCAGTAAAGTTTGTCCCTCAAAATCACAGACCACCTGAGCACCCAAGTTCCTAACGTAAGGAATTAAATCTCGGTAGACACCATTACCAATATTTGATGGTGCAGAACCTGCAAAAACTACCGTATCATTGGCTGATAATGTCGAAAAAACTGTTTTTAAAGAAGCTAAATCTTCTGATAAAATTTCGGGACCTTGTCCATTGATTTCAGTTTCTTGCTCAGACTTAATTTTTACATTAATCCGAGTATCGTCTTTCACAGTAACAAATTGTGTCTGAACGCCCTCATTGAGTAAAGACTGTTCAATAAAGTTACCTGTAAAACCACCAAGAAATCCAGTTGCAACATTATCAATAGCTAAACGTTTTAAAATCCGGCTAACATTGATACCTTTACCACCGGCAAATTTATCATCGCTATCCATTCGGTTCACTGCTCCATTTTCCAAATGGTCTATCCTAACAATATAATCAATAGATGGATTCAGCGTTACTGTATAAATCATACTTCAATCACCTTTGCTTTCTCCTTTACCTTCTTTAATAATGGATTCGTTGAAGAACCCGTAATAATTGTAAGATTATCAATAGGGGCAACGTTAATAAATGATACTTGACCAATCTTCGACGCATCAGCAAGGATATAACTTGATTTAGCGTTGCTGACTATGGCTTTTTTGATAACTGCCTCTTCCATATCAGGGGTTGTCAAAAACTGATCATCAATCCCATTCATGCCAATAAAAGCTTTGTCAAAATTCATATTTTGTATTTGAGATAATGCAACACTACCAACGCTTGCATCAGTCGTCACTTTTACAACACCACCAATAATAATTGTTTTTATATTCATATCAACAAGTCTAGCAGCGTGGTGAATAGAATTAGTCACAACTGTGACATTTCGATACTCCAGTTTGTCAATCATAAATTCTGTTGTTGTACCTGCATCAATAAAAATAACATCCTTATCAAAAATAAATTCTGAAGCTTTTTCAGCAATTTTCATTTTTTCTTGACTGTTTTTGACAGATTTCTCTTGATTGGACAATTCTTCTTGCATGGAATGAATTGACTCCGCACCACCATGAACTCGGTGAAGCTTTCCTTCGCTCTCTAATTCATCCAAATCTCTACGTACAGTAGACTCAGATGAATTAAGTAAGTCAATTAAATCCTCTAAAGCAACAAAACTATCACTTATTATTTTCTCCATAATCAACTGTTTACGTCTTGATTTTAGGATAATAACACCCCTTTCTGAAATCGTTTACAAGTCCATTATACTCTTTTTGACTTCAAAGTCAAGCATTTTCTGTCATTTTCTGTCAAATCACCACAGAAAAAAACTAGGAAATATATTCCTAGTTAATCAACTTATTTAATGTTTAGAACGTCTTCTTTGGTATGAACCATTTGTGTGATTAAACGACAATACGGTGTATCAATGCCAAGTTTTTGACCTTTAGCACTAACAGCACCATTCAAGAAGTCAATCTCTGTTTTACGGTGATTTTGAACTAAATCTTGGTGCATTGATGGGTAATGATGAGCTGCTTTGACAGAAGTATCCATAACATATTTTGTAATTTCAGCTTCATCCAAAGTAACCCCTTCTGCTTGCCCTACAATGACAAATTCATGAATAATTTCTTCAACCATTTTAAGACCATCTTGACTAGCAAAAAGTTCACCAATTGTACAATCAAGCAAAGCACATGTTGAGTTCATTGTGCCATTAACACAAGCTTTTCTCCAAATATTTGGCAAAACATTCTCATCATAGGTTGCAAATAATTTTGCTTCTGTAAGCATTTCAGCAACTTGATGACCTGCTTCTTGATTTTCTGGATCCATGCTTTGAAGGTTGAGAGCTCCAACACCTTGTAAATGGGCATGTCCTGGACCTTTAAGACCAGCAGTCCAAACAGTAACACCCATTAAAATGTTATGTACTGGAATGTATTGGCGGATAACTTCTTCATGACCAAGACCATTGAGAAGACAAAGTACTTTTGTTTCTTTACCAATAATAGCTTTAACGTCTTGTAACATTTGTGGTAACTGCATAGCTTTTGTAAACAAGATGATTAAATCAGCTTCTTTAGTAGCTTCAGTTGGCTTCATAATTGGAAGGTTTACAGTTTCTTCAACATCACCAGTGATTTTTAAGCCATTTTCTTTAATGGCATTAATATGATCTTCCCAGTTGTCTAAGAGGATAACATCGTTATTTGTTTTTGAAATTTGGTAACCAAAACGACACCCCATTGCACCAGAACCAGCAATATAAACTAACATGTTTTTCTCCTTTTTCTTTTAGCCTTCAAATACAAAGATATCTTCTTTGTAAAGTTTTAATACATCTTTACTAATTTTATGTGCAGCAAAAGCAACACTAAATGGAATCACAAGCCATGCAAGAATAATAATCATGATATTGCTTCCTCCTGCAAGTGAAGCTATCGGACCTACAGCACCAACAAGACCAAAACCAGATGAAGCTGGTGTACCAACAAGATTAAACATAGGAACCATTAATGAACTCATTGCTGCTGTAACAAGCATTGGAATTGCCATCACTGGATGTTTCAAAAAGTTTGGCATCATCATTTTCATAGCACCCAAGGCAATAGCAATTGGGACACCTGATTTGTTAACTTTTAGTGTTGCCCATACTAATACTGCTGCAGTTGAAGCTATACCCATTGATGCTGCCCCAGCAGCCATACCATTTAAGCCAATAGCTAAACCGATTGCAACAGTTGAAATTGGACTAACAATTAAAATAGCAAAGGCCATGGCAATTAAAATTGACATTAGGATTGGTTGTAAGGTTGTAAATGAGTTGATTCCTTGCCCAATTAAAGTGGTTACATAAGATACATATGGAAGCAATTTCCAACCAATATAACCAACACCAGTACCAATCAAAATTGGAAGAAGGATGATTGTCAATGAACCAAGTTTATTGACAAACCATTTAACAGCTAAAACAGCTAAACTTGCAGTAATCATCATATTGATAAGGTCGCCAATACCTCGTAATTGGAAAGAACCTGTCGCTACACCTTTTTGAATAACTTCAGTGTACATCCACGCTCCTGAACCAATATAGGCCGCACCACCAACTGCTAATTGTTGCATAGGTGTAAATTTAAATTGTTGACCAATTAAAAATCCTGCCATAATAGGTGTGAAAAATTGGAAAACTTGAACAATATGTAAAAACTCTGCAGCAAAAACATTTGATACAAATGGTTTTAAAAATGTTGCCAAGATAGCGTTTGGAATGAGGGCAACTACAATTGCAATTGCTGTTCCCGCTAGAACTTTATTGATAAAAGAGCTAAACGTCTCTTTGTTTGTATCTGTCATGACATGACCTCGCTTAATTTTTATAGTGTGAAATCAATCACATTTATAACGTTAATTATATCACAAAGAAAATTCCTTGTCATAGTGATTTTCAGTAATAAGTATGGTTAATTTTTATAGTTTCATAAACTTTTCTTATAGTTTTTCAATCAATGAAGTCGAATGAACAAGCCGATTATCACGCTCAGGATAAATATAATTAATAGCTTGGTTAACAGCAATTGGAGCTTCACCAAAACCAGTTGCAATGAGGTCAACTTTGCCGTCATAATCAGCCGCATCGCCAATTGCAAAGATTCCCTCTTGGCTAGTTTGGAAGAGATTAGAAACCTTAATGCTTGACTTTTTATAATCTAAATTCCAGCTTTTAAGATTTTTATTTGAAGTTGAAAAGCCAAAGCTTACAATCAAGGCATCTAAGTCTAAATCTAAAATTTCTTCATCTTTAACTTTTTGAACAATCACTTTTGAAAGATGCCCATCTTTTCCTTCCAAAGCAAGCGGAATATAGGGCGTTAAAACCTGAATTTTTGACGCTTTAAGTAATTCGACACTATGTTCATGTGCTCTAAACGCTTCTCGTCTATGCACTAGAGTCACACTCTCAGCAATATCTTCTAATGCTAAAGCCCAGTCGAGAGCAGAATCTCCTCCCCCACAGATGCCAACTCTACGCCCTGTAAACTGTTCTAATTTATGGACATTGTAAAAAAGTGTCTTGTCTGCAAAGTCCTCTTCACCTTCCAATCCTAATCTTCTTGGAGCGAAAGCACCATTTCCACAAGCGATAATAATCGCTTTACTATAACGAACTGTTTTGTTTGTTTGAATATGAAAAACAGCCTCTTTTTGCTCAAACGCAAGAACTTCTTCTTTGAGACAAGTACTTATCCGGTCTTTAAAGCGACCAAGTTGCTTGAGCATATTTGTCGTCAAGTCAGCGCCACTAATTGCAGGATAAGCAGGAATATCATAAATAACTTTTTCAGGATATAAAATAGCCGGTTGTCCTCCCAACTCAGAAAGGCTTTCAATAATATTGACCCTCATACCTCTTAGACCAGCATAATAAGCTGCAAAGAGCCCTACAGGGCCCCCTCCAATAATTGTAATATCATATATAGTGTCACTCATTTAGTTGATTACGCTCCTTTATTTGACCAGTTATCTTTTCTAGCATTTCTTTTTCTTCATCAGTAAATGTATACTTGTCTAATAAGTCAGGGCGACGATCTAAGGTTTTTTTCAAACTTTGCTCTAGTCGCCATTTCCTAATATTTTCATGATGCCCACTCATCAAGACATCTGGAACCTTCATTCCTCTAAAATCATAAGGTCTCGTGTATTGTGGGTATTCTAAAAGACCTGAAGAAAAAGAATCATCCTGGTGACTAGCTTCTTTACCAATAACATTTGGAATCAATCTTACCGTAGCATCAACAATGGTCATTGCTGCTAATTCTCCACCAGTTAAGACAAAATCTCCCAATGAGAGTTCATCTGTTACAAGCTCTTTAATGCGTTCATCATAGCCTTCATAATGTCCACAAATAAAAATTAATTCCTCTTCTTTTGCTAACATGTCAGCATCGCTTTGAGTAAATCTTTTTCCTGCCGGATCTAGGAGTATGACTCTGGGATTTTTAGCCTTAATTTTTTCAATTGTATCATAGATAGGCTGCGCTCTTAAAAGCATCCCTTGCCCGCCACCATATGGCTCATCATCAACATGGCGAGCTTTCTCTGCATTGTCTCTAAAATTATGATAATGAATATTTAGCAGTCCTTTTTCAACAGCTTTACCTACAATGGAAGCTTCTAAAGGTGTAAACATCTCTGGAAAAAGGGTTAAAATATCAATTTTCATCATCTAAGCCTTCCATAATGTCAACGTCAACACGCTTGTTAGCAATATCAACATTTAAAACAACTGGTGGAATAAATGGCAACAATAAATCACGTTTCCCTTTTCGGCTAACAACCCAAACATCATTTGCACCAGGCTGTAAAATTTCTGTGATAGTTCCTACTAAAACATCATGTTCATAAACGTCTAATCCAATAATCTCATGGTAATAATACTCATCATCATTCAATTCTGAAAGCTTGTCTTCTGAAACCTTTATGGTAAAACCCTTATACTTTTCAATGTCATTAATATGGTAGTGATTTTTAAATTTGATAATATCAAAATTTTTCTGTTTTCGGTGACTTGCAATTTCAATCTCTTGAACAAATTGATCCTTATCATCAAATAAAGCTAAAATATTCCCTTTTTTAAACCGTTCATCTGCAAAATCACTAACTGATAAAACACGCATTTCTCCTTGAAGTCCTTGGGTGTTGACGATTTTACCAACATTATAAAATTTCATTACTACTCCTATTTCATCTTACTTACTGTCACTTCGATTTCTTTGACACCATTAAAAACAATCAATTTTTCAGAAAATCAATCATCTCTTATTTTATCATTTTCCAAATAAAATTGCACTCACTATCTTAATCATCACAAGTCAAACAGCTTCTCTAAAATGTCCAACAATTTCAGTTGATACCTTTTCGAATCTCAGTTGTATGCAAAAAAACCTCTCAACTTCTAAAATCGAGAGGAATGATAACATAATTTTTATTGTCTAGTGTTTTTTAATGTTTTTTTAGCTAGTAATAACAAGGTTGAAACACCTAACATAACAAAACCAACGAGACTCAAAATTGACACAGCACTATCTCCTGTTTGCGGAAGAGAGGCTTTGTTTTTGGGATTCATTTCTTTTGCTTTGCTTGTTTGCTTTTGATCAGCCAATGCATTCCCAGCTTTTTTCTGAGCTACTTCTTTAGGTTCTGCAGTTGTATCCTGTTTGTCCTTTTTATGGTTTGAAGGGGCTACTTGAGGTACTTCTGCTACTTTCTTAATCTGATCAGATGATAATGCGGCATTAATGCTATTTCCAGGCGTAATTGTATTCATTTTGATGCCGTTAACTGAGAATTGATAAAAGGTTCCATCCATTAGCTGATCTTCGAAAATCGCTTTACCATCCTGGTTTGTCATTAATTCAGCAACTTTCTGACCAAGTTTATTGAACAAAGTCACTGTTTGTCCACTCAAAGGTTCAGCATCCTCATTTACTACACGAATGGTAGCTGGCGTCTTAGTGTAAGTAGGAAGTGTATTTCCTTTTCCAGAAACATAGAATGCTGCTGCCTTTTCTTGACCATCTTTATCAGTCCTAATAGTATAACCTTGGGCTTTTCCATCAATGGAAACACTGATGTTCCTTGATAATGGCAGTTTATCAAAATCGACTTGACCACTAGCATTACTGTCAGCTGACTGCAAAGCTGTTTCTTTACCATCAGTAATATCAAACAATGAGACTTTTTTACCTTCTAGTACTTTACCATTATCACCTAAAACAGTTACTTTAAAAGAGAATGAACCTGCAGCTTGAGATGCATTTACTACAGGAGATTCAACTTTCTCACTATTACTCGTTGTATCAAGAGCTGTATTAACTGAAATCCCAGGAATCGTTTCACCCATTTTTTTCCCATCAATATAAAATGGATAGTGAGTACCATCAAGAAGATTCTTTGTAAAACGTGCTAAACCTGAGTTATCCGTAAGGACACGATCAACTAGATTCCCTTGTCTGTCTTTTAAAATGACTTCTTTGTTTGGAATAGGTTCAGCATCTTGATTTGAAACTAAAACAACTAATGGCTTATTTGTATAGCTCGGCGCTCCTTTTCCAAGTCCGTCTGCTGTAAAACTAGAAGCCAATGTAGTTCCTGCTTGATCAGTTCTCAAGGTATAACCTTTGGTTTTTCCATCAACCGAAACACTAATGTTTCGGTTCAGAGGTAAACTAGAAAAAATGGCTTGCCCTTGACTATTTGAAACCTGAGATTGAATCGGTTTTGAAATGCCATCTGTAATATCAGTTAAAAGAACCGTTTTTCCAGATAGTGTTGCTCCTTTACTATCTACAACACTTGCAACAAAATTAAAGCTTCCAGTTGAAACAGTAGCACTTGATGGTGCACTTGTTGAATCTGCAATAACGACACTTGCTAAATTCCCATTTACCAAGACTAAACTTGACAAAGTAGCAACCGTTAAAAGGCTTTTAGAAAAGCAAAAATATTTTTTCATGTGTCTCCTTTACTTAACCAGTTAAGTACATATTCTAAAATAATAACCTCAAGGGTCATTAAAATACTACTATAAAATACTTAACCAGTCAAGTATTTTATGTAAAAAAACCTTTAAAACTAAATAAATTAGCCTTAAAGGTTAAAATAATTACACACAAAGTTCTATCTCTTATTTTTCATCAATAACGAGTCTAACTTTTTTTCCTTGTGTTGGTACCGAATAGACTATCGATCTTATCGCCGTAATGGTACGACCTTTTTTTCCGATAACACGACCGATGTCTTGAGCATCCAAGTCAAGATGATACTCAAGAAAATCAGGAGTATCTTCAATTTTAATGGTAAGATTGTCAGGTTGTGAAATCAATGGTTTCACAATGGCGATAATAAGATTTTCAATGGTATCCATAGGCATATATTATTTTGAGAATTTTTGATTGTGGAATTTCGTCATAACTCCAGCTTTTGAAAGAATGTTACGTACTGTATCTGAAGGTTGAGCTCCTTTTGATAACCAGTCAAGAATACGATCTTCTTTTAGAGTTACTTGGTTTTCAGTTACAAGTGGGTTGTATGTTCCAACAGTTTCGATGAAACGACCATCACGTGGTGCAAGTGAATCTGCAATGTTGATACGGTAGAAAGGTTTTTTCTTAGAACCCATACGAGTTAAACGGATTTTTACTGCCATTTTTGTAATATCTCTTTTCTTTAATGTTTTATCAGAAACGCTACACATTTCTTACTTTATCTAGTATAAGGTATTTCATGATTTCTGTCAAGTTTTTTTCTTGACACTTCTCTTTTTTTATTTGACAACCCAAAACACATCCAAGTAACATAAAAGGCGTAGAATTCCGTCATCGAAAACGCTTATTCTACGCCTTTTTAAAGTGATGTTAAGAAGAATTGCTATTCAAGATTTTCCTTATTCATATTAAAATACGAATAATAGGAATCCCTAAATTAATTTACTGAGTAACTGACCACCATGAATCCAAAAGTAGCTATATACTACCATTGATATTGGGCGACAGAGAATAATAATTAGTAAAAATTTTTTAAATGATATTTTACTGAGTCCTGTTATCATTATCATCACATCTGCAGGCGCTACCGGTGAAATCATATTTAAGATAAAAATACGCTCATATATCTTCGAAGCTAATTTTTCTTCATATACCACCATTTTTTCATCATCAATAAAGAGAAGAACAAATGGTTTTCCGAATTTCCTAACTAAAATAAATAGTAAAGACGACCCTAAAATTATCCCAACAACATTAAGAAATAATCCCAATATAGGGCCAAAAGTTAGGAAACCAACAACAGTTGTAATTCCCCCAGGAATTATTGGGATAACAACCTGAATAATTTGAACAAGGAAAAAAACAATTGATCCAATTAAAAGATGGTCTTTAATTAATTGAGATAAAGCCTGCGGATTATTGAAAATGTCTAACTTTCCAACCAAATAACAGATAAACGTTAGCGAGAAAAGAATAGACAATACCCCAATTAATCGAACAATTTTTTTCAATTGAGCATGGCTTAATCTCAGTTTATTCATAGCGCAAAGCCTCAATCGGATCAAGTTTGCTTGCTTTGTTAGCAGGCAACATCCCAAAAATAATACCAATTGATGCTGAGAAAATAATAGCAATTGCTGCAACATCCATTGAAACAGTAGCATTCTTCAGCTTCATAGCCTCACCCAGTACACCAACTGAACTGTAAGCAATTCCCAAACCTGCTAAGCCACCTAAGATAGTTAAAACAATAGATTCAATTAAGAATTGTGTTAATATTTTCAAACGAGTTGCTCCAAGAGCTTTTCGTAACCCAATCTCCCGAGTTCTTTCTGTAACAGATACAAGCATAATATTCATAACACCAATCCCACCAACTAAAAGCGAAATTCCAGCAATTGAACCAATAACACCTGTCATAATACCGAATTGCTGTTCTACTTCTTTGATAACAGCACTGTTGTCTGGAATAGCATACTTGCCACCTTTTACGTTTGTTTGGTTCGTTAACATTTCAGCTGCTTGTTCGCCAAGTTTAATACTTTCTTTTATATCATTGACATGGATGAACATTGAGCCAACATCGTTGACATGGAATTCTGAAGCGACTTGGGTATTAGCCATAACTGAGCCACCTGATGATGGTCCCATCATTGTGAAGCTTGGGGCATCTGTTTTATAAACACCAACAACTAAATAATCTTTCCCTGCAAGACTGACCACTTTATTAAGAGCATCTTGATAATTCCCTTTGCCAAATAGTTCATTCGAAAGGTCTGTATCTAGTAAGATAATACGAGAAAAATTTTCATAGTCATTGTCATTAAGTGTACGTCCTGCAACAATGTCATATTTTTTTACTTTGAAATAATTTTTGCTGACACCTGTTATAGAAGAACTTTTAACTTTTTTCTTCTCAAAAGAAATATCTGCCGATGCTGAGTTAGTGAAATAGTATGAATCAATTCCTTTAATTTCTTTGACAATCTCTTCAAACCACTCACGTTTAATATCTTTAGTATTACTTTTAATATCTTTAGTATTACTTTTAATATCTAAACTTGCATAGGGATCATTCTCATCTTTTTTAGCCTTAAAATAAATCTGTACTTCTTTATTTTTTGTTGAAAATGAGTTGGTAACACTTGTCTTCATTGCATTTCCCAATCCCATAATGATAACAACTGCTGCAACCCCAATAATAATTCCTAGCATGGTCAAAATCGACCTCATCTTATGTCCCCAGATTGAACTAAGGGCAAATTTCCAATTTTCCATTTGTTTCCTCCTTAGTCAACTATTCGAACACTATCTGTCGTATCCATTGTTATTTCTCCGTCACGGATAACAATCTTACGCGTTGCATAATCAGCGATTTCTGGTTCATGGGTAACCATAATTATTGTTTTACCTTCTTTATTAAGGTTAGATAAAAGTTGCATAATTTGCTCACCAGTATGGGTATCTAATGCTCCTGTTGGTTCATCAGCCAAAATAATTGATGGATTATTGACCAAAGCTCTAGCAATGGCCACCCTTTGTTTTTGGCCACCTGATAACTCTGATGGCAAATGCTTCATGCGAGTTTCCAATTCCACTTTTTGGAGAAACTGTTTTGCTAATTCTTTTCGTTTAGAAACTCCAATTCCAGCATAAATCAAAGGCAACTCAACATTTTGTAACGCATTTAATTTTGATAATAAGAAGAACTGTTGGAAAACAAAGCCAATTTCTTCATTTCTTACTTGTGCTAATTTCTTGTCATTTAATTGCTCAACTTCGGTACCACTAAGAGAATAGTCACCACTACTTGGTCTATCGAGTAAACCGATGATATTCATTAGAGTAGATTTCCCCGAACCAGAAGGGCCCATAATAGCAAGAAATTCTCCTTCATAAACTGTCAAGTCAATGCCTTTAAGTACTTGAAGTTCTTGTTCTCCATTCTTATACGACTTAACAATGTTTCTTAAATTGATGATTTCTTTATCTGTATTTGACACTATTGCCTCACCTCTGTT
Protein-coding sequences here:
- a CDS encoding KH domain-containing protein; the encoded protein is MDTIENLIIAIVKPLISQPDNLTIKIEDTPDFLEYHLDLDAQDIGRVIGKKGRTITAIRSIVYSVPTQGKKVRLVIDEK
- the trmD gene encoding tRNA (guanosine(37)-N1)-methyltransferase TrmD, with product MKIDILTLFPEMFTPLEASIVGKAVEKGLLNIHYHNFRDNAEKARHVDDEPYGGGQGMLLRAQPIYDTIEKIKAKNPRVILLDPAGKRFTQSDADMLAKEEELIFICGHYEGYDERIKELVTDELSLGDFVLTGGELAAMTIVDATVRLIPNVIGKEASHQDDSFSSGLLEYPQYTRPYDFRGMKVPDVLMSGHHENIRKWRLEQSLKKTLDRRPDLLDKYTFTDEEKEMLEKITGQIKERNQLNE
- a CDS encoding MSCRAMM family protein, with the translated sequence MKKYFCFSKSLLTVATLSSLVLVNGNLASVVIADSTSAPSSATVSTGSFNFVASVVDSKGATLSGKTVLLTDITDGISKPIQSQVSNSQGQAIFSSLPLNRNISVSVDGKTKGYTLRTDQAGTTLASSFTADGLGKGAPSYTNKPLVVLVSNQDAEPIPNKEVILKDRQGNLVDRVLTDNSGLARFTKNLLDGTHYPFYIDGKKMGETIPGISVNTALDTTSNSEKVESPVVNASQAAGSFSFKVTVLGDNGKVLEGKKVSLFDITDGKETALQSADSNASGQVDFDKLPLSRNISVSIDGKAQGYTIRTDKDGQEKAAAFYVSGKGNTLPTYTKTPATIRVVNEDAEPLSGQTVTLFNKLGQKVAELMTNQDGKAIFEDQLMDGTFYQFSVNGIKMNTITPGNSINAALSSDQIKKVAEVPQVAPSNHKKDKQDTTAEPKEVAQKKAGNALADQKQTSKAKEMNPKNKASLPQTGDSAVSILSLVGFVMLGVSTLLLLAKKTLKNTRQ
- a CDS encoding PTS transporter subunit IIC gives rise to the protein MTDTNKETFSSFINKVLAGTAIAIVVALIPNAILATFLKPFVSNVFAAEFLHIVQVFQFFTPIMAGFLIGQQFKFTPMQQLAVGGAAYIGSGAWMYTEVIQKGVATGSFQLRGIGDLINMMITASLAVLAVKWFVNKLGSLTIILLPILIGTGVGYIGWKLLPYVSYVTTLIGQGINSFTTLQPILMSILIAMAFAILIVSPISTVAIGLAIGLNGMAAGAASMGIASTAAVLVWATLKVNKSGVPIAIALGAMKMMMPNFLKHPVMAIPMLVTAAMSSLMVPMFNLVGTPASSGFGLVGAVGPIASLAGGSNIMIIILAWLVIPFSVAFAAHKISKDVLKLYKEDIFVFEG
- the rimM gene encoding ribosome maturation factor RimM (Essential for efficient processing of 16S rRNA), producing the protein MKFYNVGKIVNTQGLQGEMRVLSVSDFADERFKKGNILALFDDKDQFVQEIEIASHRKQKNFDIIKFKNHYHINDIEKYKGFTIKVSEDKLSELNDDEYYYHEIIGLDVYEHDVLVGTITEILQPGANDVWVVSRKGKRDLLLPFIPPVVLNVDIANKRVDVDIMEGLDDEN
- a CDS encoding NAD(P)/FAD-dependent oxidoreductase, which translates into the protein MSDTIYDITIIGGGPVGLFAAYYAGLRGMRVNIIESLSELGGQPAILYPEKVIYDIPAYPAISGADLTTNMLKQLGRFKDRISTCLKEEVLAFEQKEAVFHIQTNKTVRYSKAIIIACGNGAFAPRRLGLEGEEDFADKTLFYNVHKLEQFTGRRVGICGGGDSALDWALALEDIAESVTLVHRREAFRAHEHSVELLKASKIQVLTPYIPLALEGKDGHLSKVIVQKVKDEEILDLDLDALIVSFGFSTSNKNLKSWNLDYKKSSIKVSNLFQTSQEGIFAIGDAADYDGKVDLIATGFGEAPIAVNQAINYIYPERDNRLVHSTSLIEKL